CTTGGCTCAAACTGGCTCAAGGCAGCTTCCCATTTTAGACAGTCAACCACAGCAAGTCACTGAACCAGAGAAGCCGGTGTCCCCATCTCCCACAGGACTAGGACTTAAGGAACCGCAGGAATTAGAAGCCTTCGTAGATAACTTCTTTAATAAGGAGATGTCGAAAACTCATGTCCCTGGTGCTGTGATCTCTGTGGTGAAAGATGGGAAGCTCTTTTTTGCCAAGGGTTACGGCTATGCCAACCTGGAGAAAAAGATACCCGTTGAGGCAGATAAAACCCTCTTTCGCGTTGCCTCTCTATCTAAACTATTCACAGCGACAGCAGCAATGCAGTTGTACGAGCGAGGACAACTCGACTTGAATGCTGATGTCAATCAGTACGTTGACTTTGAACTAGAGAACCCTTACTCAGAACCAGTCACAGCCGCCAGGATGATGATGCACACGGACGGGACTACTGTCCGACGTATCGGATTGGCAGCTCGCACTGAAGCTGAAATGCAGCCGCTGGGAGATTATCTGGCTGACCATATGCCACCCATTGTGTCGCCTCCCGGTGAACTCTACAGCTATTCCAGCCACAGCACTGCTTTGTTGGGCTATGTAGTGGAAAAGATTTCCGGTACACCCTTCGCTGAATATATTGACAAAAACATCCTTCAACCACTGGAGATGCGCCGCAGCACATTTCTCCAGCCACTGCCGCCTACGTTAGCTGATAACTTGGCGGTGGGCTATCAGCATCAAAGTGGCAACTTCAAACCCGTCCCGTTCCTATATCTCAATATTGCCCCAGCAGCGGCAATGAGTACGACGGCTACCGATATGGCTAACTTTATGATTGCCCACTTGCTACGCGATCGCTATGAAAACTCACGCATTCTCGAAGAAGATACGATGCGGCTGATGCACAAGACGCACTTCGCCCACCATCCCAAATTGCCAGGTACTGGCTACAGTTTTCGCGAACGTTTGGAAAACAACATTCGGATGATTGGACACCTGGGAAGTCTACGCGGGTATTCTAGCTCTCTCACCCTAATGCCTGACCAAAATATTGGCATCTTTATTGCCAGCAACAGCTTCAGTGGGATACATGGAAAACTACTGTCTCAATTGTTAGACCATTATTTTCCCGTTCCCGATAAACCTGTACTTTTAAAACCCCTTGCCCTTACCGATGAACAACTTGATCGCTTCACGGGCACCTACCGTGATATGGAGTATCCTCGCGCCACCTTCCTCAAGCCATCCGCAATGTTTAAGCATATTAATATCAAGAAGGGCGATAACGGAACTTTAGTCATTCAAACCCCTGGTCTGTTCTTTCTAAGTAATCCCCAGGACATAAAATTAATTCCTGTGGGGCCGCAGTTATTCCAGCGAGCGAATGATGATGCCTTAACTGCCTTTGGGGAAGCCATTGAGGATAAAGGTAGTAATCAGATCAAATTCGCATTTAACCCACTTTGGCCGAAGATAGGAGCCTACGAGCGAGTGCCCTGGTATGAAACGGCTTGGGTGCAGTTAGGAGTGCTGGGCTTTTGTGTGCTGGTTTTCCTGTCAGCTTTTTTCATCTGGCCAATACGTCCGCTGATTCGCCGTTTGCGAGGCAAGAATTTTCAGATTGAGCGGCAGCCGAGTCGAGCCTGGTTGTTAGCGGGTCTAGTCGGTACTCTGAATTTGGTCTTCATCATTGGTTTGCCTTTGTC
This Coleofasciculus sp. FACHB-1120 DNA region includes the following protein-coding sequences:
- a CDS encoding serine hydrolase domain-containing protein, giving the protein MRQRGFLNRKLVYWLLLAILSFSLSLSGLPLPSLAQTGSRQLPILDSQPQQVTEPEKPVSPSPTGLGLKEPQELEAFVDNFFNKEMSKTHVPGAVISVVKDGKLFFAKGYGYANLEKKIPVEADKTLFRVASLSKLFTATAAMQLYERGQLDLNADVNQYVDFELENPYSEPVTAARMMMHTDGTTVRRIGLAARTEAEMQPLGDYLADHMPPIVSPPGELYSYSSHSTALLGYVVEKISGTPFAEYIDKNILQPLEMRRSTFLQPLPPTLADNLAVGYQHQSGNFKPVPFLYLNIAPAAAMSTTATDMANFMIAHLLRDRYENSRILEEDTMRLMHKTHFAHHPKLPGTGYSFRERLENNIRMIGHLGSLRGYSSSLTLMPDQNIGIFIASNSFSGIHGKLLSQLLDHYFPVPDKPVLLKPLALTDEQLDRFTGTYRDMEYPRATFLKPSAMFKHINIKKGDNGTLVIQTPGLFFLSNPQDIKLIPVGPQLFQRANDDALTAFGEAIEDKGSNQIKFAFNPLWPKIGAYERVPWYETAWVQLGVLGFCVLVFLSAFFIWPIRPLIRRLRGKNFQIERQPSRAWLLAGLVGTLNLVFIIGLPLSLWVYGAWKLAYGVPVFAIAFFSLPLITTVLTLGLSVFTVLGWKNKLGSAASLTHYSLITLAALAFIPFLLYWNLLGFQF